Proteins co-encoded in one Candidatus Brocadia sp. genomic window:
- the nifJ gene encoding pyruvate:ferredoxin (flavodoxin) oxidoreductase yields MSRKMVTVDGCTACAHVVHATNEIITIYPITPSSPIAEICDAKSAAGQVNIWGSVPKVSQMQSEAGVAGAVHGSLTTGALATTISCSQGLLLLLPNMYKIAGELAPTVFHITARSLACQGLSIFGDHSDVMAARSTGFAMLCSRNVQEAMDFALIAQAATLESRIPFMHFFDGFRTSHEVQKIEEVSFDDMRAIIDNDLVIAHRMRGLTPDRPHIRGTAQNPDVYFQGRETVNKYYNATPNIVQKVMDKFAQKIGRQYKLFEYSGDPNAECIIVTMGSSGETVFNTIHALNTKGARLGLVQVRLFRPFDIDAFVNSLPKSVKSIAVLDRTKEPGAIGEPLYLDVRTAIGEATERGTAKFTDYPIIVGGRYGLGSKDFTPAMVKAVFDNISRNKPKNHFTIGIHDDVTGTSLEYDESFNIEGSGDFRALFYGLGADGTVGANKNTIKIIGSETDNYAQGYFVYDSKKSGSTTVSHVRFGKEKIFKPYLVSKGNFIACHNPAFLEKIDMLSHAEEGATFLLTTSHNKDEIWDTLPVEVQEHLISKKMKFYIIDAISLADELGLGSRINMIMQTAFFVISGIIPKEDAIKAIKTEIKKTYIKKGEEVVNMNYAAVDKALQNIVEVKIPGRVTSKIRMRPPVPEDAPEFVRKVTAKMITDKGDSLPVSAIPADGTWPTGTTQYEKRNIGVYIPIWEPDICIQCGQCSFVCPHSTIRIKAYDPSLLKDAPPAFKSIDAMGKELNGLKFTVQVAPEDCTGCGSCVYNCPGQKKDAEGKKIPDFKAINMRLQEPLRHQEAANYKFFLSLPETDPAKFNVKSVKGSQFVKPLFEYCSACPGCGETPYIKLLTQLFGDRLLIANATGCSSIYGGNLPTTPYTKGADGRGPAWSNSLFEDTAEFGLGMRQTVDKFYAQAIELTDRFSKNPSYSDAKELFDSLKNADQSTQGGINAQRARVEELKKRLSQDTSPEARSLLSLADYLVKKSVWAIGGDGWGYDIGYGGVDHVLASGENMKLLIMDTEVYSNTGGQMSKATPLGAIAQFAAGGKRTPKKNIGMMMATYGNVYIAQVAFGANLVQTMKAISEADAYNGPALIVAYSVCIAHGIDMSRGIEQQKKAVACGYWPLYRYNPELEAQGKSPLVIDSKEPTISFEEYAYNENRYRALRASKPEVAAALAKQAEAEIKRRWKILKHQAMWSPVENQ; encoded by the coding sequence ATGAGCCGTAAGATGGTAACAGTTGATGGCTGCACGGCGTGTGCACATGTAGTGCATGCCACCAATGAAATTATTACAATTTATCCGATAACCCCTTCATCGCCCATCGCAGAGATCTGTGATGCAAAATCTGCAGCAGGACAGGTGAATATTTGGGGATCGGTACCGAAGGTAAGCCAGATGCAGTCAGAGGCAGGGGTTGCAGGGGCAGTGCACGGGTCATTGACAACGGGCGCACTGGCAACCACTATTTCGTGCTCTCAGGGGCTCTTATTGCTTCTTCCGAACATGTACAAGATTGCCGGAGAACTTGCCCCAACGGTGTTTCACATAACCGCCCGTTCCCTGGCATGTCAGGGATTGTCTATTTTTGGTGACCATTCTGATGTTATGGCTGCACGGTCTACCGGTTTTGCCATGTTATGCTCAAGAAATGTGCAGGAGGCAATGGATTTTGCCTTAATTGCCCAGGCTGCAACACTTGAGTCCAGGATACCCTTCATGCACTTCTTCGATGGGTTCAGGACATCCCACGAGGTACAGAAGATTGAGGAGGTCTCTTTTGACGATATGCGGGCAATTATAGATAATGACCTGGTCATAGCCCATCGCATGCGGGGGCTTACCCCAGATCGGCCGCATATACGCGGTACGGCACAAAACCCCGACGTATATTTCCAGGGAAGAGAAACAGTAAATAAATACTATAATGCAACACCAAATATCGTTCAGAAGGTAATGGATAAATTTGCCCAAAAAATCGGACGACAATATAAGCTCTTTGAATACTCTGGCGATCCGAACGCCGAGTGTATCATTGTGACGATGGGCTCATCAGGGGAGACGGTATTCAATACGATTCATGCCCTGAATACAAAAGGGGCAAGACTGGGGCTTGTTCAGGTAAGACTCTTTAGACCCTTTGATATCGATGCCTTTGTTAATAGTTTACCAAAGAGTGTCAAATCGATTGCCGTCCTTGACCGCACCAAGGAACCTGGTGCGATAGGTGAGCCGTTATACCTCGATGTCAGGACTGCCATAGGCGAAGCAACAGAAAGGGGGACGGCCAAGTTTACGGATTACCCAATAATTGTTGGGGGCCGTTACGGTCTTGGTTCGAAAGATTTTACCCCGGCTATGGTAAAAGCTGTCTTTGATAATATCTCACGGAACAAGCCAAAGAACCATTTTACCATCGGCATTCATGATGATGTCACCGGTACCAGTCTTGAATATGATGAGTCCTTTAATATAGAAGGAAGTGGAGATTTTCGTGCCCTCTTTTACGGCTTGGGCGCTGACGGTACCGTTGGTGCCAATAAGAATACCATTAAGATTATAGGGTCGGAAACAGACAATTACGCACAGGGTTACTTTGTTTATGATTCTAAGAAGTCAGGTTCCACTACGGTATCCCACGTGCGATTTGGAAAAGAGAAGATATTCAAACCGTATCTCGTTTCAAAGGGGAATTTCATTGCCTGCCATAACCCCGCTTTCCTTGAGAAGATTGACATGTTGTCCCACGCTGAGGAAGGAGCAACATTTCTGCTCACCACCTCACATAATAAGGACGAGATCTGGGATACTTTACCGGTTGAGGTACAGGAGCATCTTATCTCCAAAAAGATGAAGTTTTATATTATTGACGCTATTTCTCTCGCTGATGAGCTTGGACTCGGTTCAAGGATCAATATGATCATGCAGACTGCCTTCTTTGTTATTTCTGGTATTATTCCCAAAGAAGACGCTATCAAAGCGATCAAGACCGAGATTAAAAAGACTTATATAAAAAAGGGTGAGGAAGTTGTCAATATGAACTATGCTGCAGTGGATAAGGCACTGCAAAATATTGTTGAGGTGAAGATACCAGGCAGGGTTACGAGCAAGATCAGGATGCGGCCGCCTGTACCTGAAGATGCACCTGAATTTGTCAGGAAGGTAACGGCGAAAATGATTACCGACAAAGGGGATTCCCTGCCCGTTTCGGCTATACCTGCCGATGGGACCTGGCCAACGGGAACCACCCAGTATGAGAAACGAAACATAGGGGTATACATCCCGATATGGGAGCCTGATATCTGCATACAATGCGGTCAATGCTCATTTGTCTGTCCTCACTCAACCATCAGGATAAAGGCATATGACCCATCATTGTTAAAGGACGCTCCTCCTGCATTTAAATCCATTGATGCCATGGGTAAAGAACTCAACGGGCTTAAATTTACCGTTCAGGTAGCGCCTGAAGACTGTACTGGCTGCGGTTCCTGCGTGTACAACTGCCCCGGGCAGAAAAAGGATGCCGAAGGGAAGAAGATTCCGGACTTTAAGGCAATCAACATGAGACTCCAGGAACCACTGCGGCATCAGGAGGCAGCGAATTATAAGTTCTTCCTCAGTCTGCCCGAAACCGATCCTGCAAAATTTAACGTAAAATCGGTAAAAGGAAGCCAGTTCGTGAAACCTCTCTTTGAGTATTGCAGTGCGTGCCCTGGCTGTGGAGAAACCCCTTATATAAAATTGCTTACTCAGTTGTTTGGCGATCGTTTGCTTATTGCAAACGCTACGGGCTGTTCTTCTATTTACGGTGGCAATCTGCCAACAACCCCATACACAAAGGGGGCCGATGGCAGAGGACCGGCATGGTCGAATTCATTGTTTGAAGATACTGCCGAATTTGGTCTTGGCATGAGACAGACGGTGGACAAGTTTTATGCACAAGCAATTGAATTGACGGATAGGTTTTCAAAGAACCCTTCCTATTCAGATGCAAAAGAACTCTTTGACTCACTGAAAAATGCCGATCAATCCACACAGGGGGGCATTAATGCACAGAGGGCTCGTGTTGAAGAGTTGAAAAAGAGATTGTCGCAAGATACTTCCCCTGAGGCAAGGAGCCTCCTTTCCCTTGCCGATTACCTGGTCAAGAAATCAGTATGGGCGATTGGTGGTGACGGGTGGGGCTATGATATCGGTTATGGCGGGGTAGACCATGTGCTGGCATCAGGTGAGAATATGAAACTCCTTATTATGGATACCGAGGTCTATTCGAATACCGGTGGTCAGATGTCAAAGGCGACCCCTCTTGGAGCGATTGCACAGTTTGCGGCGGGAGGAAAGAGGACTCCCAAAAAGAATATTGGTATGATGATGGCTACCTACGGCAATGTGTATATTGCCCAGGTGGCCTTTGGGGCAAATCTCGTACAGACAATGAAGGCAATTTCTGAGGCCGATGCATACAATGGCCCTGCATTGATAGTCGCTTATTCAGTATGCATTGCGCATGGCATCGATATGAGCAGGGGAATCGAACAACAGAAAAAGGC